In the genome of Nitrospirota bacterium, the window TCTGACTGTCATCAAAGTAGGCAGGCACGGTTATAACGGCATCGTTAACAGGCTCGCCAAGATAGTCCTCTGCAGCCTGTTTCAGTTTTTGCAGGATCATTGCAGATATCTCCTGCGGAGAATATTTCTTGCCACGTGCCTCTACATGGGCATCCCCGTTAGAGGCCGGAACAATCTTATAAGGCAGCCTCTTCATGGCCTTCTTGACTATTTCGGAATCGTACTTCCTGCCCATAAGCCGCTTTATTGAGAATATCGTATTCTCGGGATTTGTAATGGACTGACGCTTTGCAATCTGACCAACCAGCCTTTCACCCTTTTCAGTAAAGGCAACTACCGAGGGTGTTGTACGGCTTCCCTCCTGGTTTGGTATCACTACAGGCTCACCACCCTGCATAACGGCCACAACTGAATTTGTTGTCCCAAGGTCTATTCCAATCGCTTTCCCCATAATATTTATTCCTCCTTCTTTATTTCTTCTGTTTATTCAGGTTGTTCATCGTAACGACTCTCATTCCCCGTAACATCATTACTCATCCTCGGGTTTGGTCTTCTTGGAGACTGCTACCAGAGCCGGTCTTATAGTCCTGTCCTTCAGCATATAGCCTTTCCTATACTCTTCGACTACAGTCTTGTCCTCAAGATCGCTTCTCTCTACCTGGCTCATCGCATGATGATAAGCCGGATCAAAAGGCTTTCCAACTGCCTCTATCTCGCTAATACCATACTTGTTCAATACCTTTCTGAACTCCTTTAGCGTCAGCTCAACACCCTGAATGAGACTTTCTGCAGAAACTTCCTTTTCAGCATGCTGTATGGCCATCTCAAGGTTGTCAAGCACTGTCAGCAGATCCTGAAGGAGTGGCTCAGTGCCGTATTTTAGCATTTCTTCCTTATCCTTCTGAACTCTCTTTTTATAGTTCTCAAATTCTGCGTAAAGTCTGAGGTATCTCTCCCTGCTTTCAGTCAACTCAGCCTCCAGCTCCTTTACCCTCTCTTCAGGCGGCTGCTCAACCGGCACCACCTCTTCAGGCCCCTCTTTTTTCTCCTCTACAGGGTGTTCTTCCTTTATTTCCAGATCCTTTATCTCTCTTTTTTCCATTCCTGATATCTCTCTTTTTTCCATTCCTGACCTCCTTCATCTAAAATTTCCGTTAGGAATCTTGCAGTTACATCCACAAGTGATATGGCGGAAGAGTAATCCATCCTTGTAGGCCCTATTATCCCAACGACTCCAGCAGGCTTATCCCCCTCTTTATATGTTGATGTAATGATGCTCAAGGTCTTCATCTCTTTAACTGTGTTTTCCGCACCGATTACAACCTGAACCCCCTCCGCATTGGCAAGACTGTCTATCAGTTTTATAACTGCATGTTTATCTTCTATCGTCCTTGATATCTCCTTTATCTTCTCTATGTCGGAAAACTCGGGCAGCTCCAATATCTCGGTGAGACCCGAGATAAAGACATTGGCCCCATAACAGGACATCACATCTCCGCAAAGGCTGAGGGCCTGCAATATAAGTGTATCGCATAGCTCCTTGTCCCTTACCATCTCTTCAAGGAGACGCTGCCGTATCTCTTTTATAGTATATCCCGAAAACTCTCTATTGAGATAACGGGCAATCTTGTTCAGGTCATTCCGTGAAAAAGAAAAGTTATTTTTAAGAATCTTATGTTTAATTATACCTTCATTGGTAAATAAAATTACAGCTATTCTGTCATCACTGTAAGAAATAAGTTCAATGCGCCTCAGGGTGCTGCCGTCCGGCCCTGGAGAGACTGCAATGCCAAGGTAGTGGGAGTGGATCGAGAGGGTCCTTGTTGTCTCGTCCAGCAGAGTATAAATATCTTCCCGTAAGTCTTCCAGCCTCCTGGTCAATGAGTCAATGAGGCCCTTGTGGCAACAGACATTTTCATCCATAAGATTCTCTACATAGAATCTGTAACCCTTGTCTGTAGGTACCCTGCCCGCTGATGTATGTGGCTGGCTCAGGAACCCCAGTTCCTCAAGGTCTGCCATTATATTTCTGATTGTGGCAGGAGAAAAATCAAATGCATACTTCCTGGTTACATACCTTGAACCAACAGGATCAGGGTTGTTTATATAACTATGTATAACAGCCCAGAGAACTTTTATGCTCCTCTCGTCAAGCATCCGGAGGACTCACCTCTATGAATGGAAATCTTATATTAAACATACGCAACCAGAGAAATTTCGTCTTGATGTAGGGATATGTATCTTTTAACCATAATCTGCTTCTTTGCAGCAATGCATCTCTTTAGCACTCATTAGCTTAGAGTGCTAATAATTTAACAATTATTTCGTATGCCTGTCAAGTGGGACAAAAATGAAGGAAAAAAGACAGATGCGGGTTTTTCTTTTTTCCTTTCGCTTGCCAACACCCCTGCCAAGCGGTTAAATTAAAACTGCATGATTGGCCGGAGATTAATCAAAAAAACAGAGGCACTGCTTGGAAAAGAAGAGGGAACTGTATATAAAGACCCCGGCGGCAGGGTTAATGTATGTCTTGTATATCCAAACACATACCACGTCGGCATGTCCAGCCTCGGGTTTCAGGGTATATACTCAATCCTT includes:
- the grpE gene encoding nucleotide exchange factor GrpE yields the protein MEKREISGMEKREIKDLEIKEEHPVEEKKEGPEEVVPVEQPPEERVKELEAELTESRERYLRLYAEFENYKKRVQKDKEEMLKYGTEPLLQDLLTVLDNLEMAIQHAEKEVSAESLIQGVELTLKEFRKVLNKYGISEIEAVGKPFDPAYHHAMSQVERSDLEDKTVVEEYRKGYMLKDRTIRPALVAVSKKTKPEDE
- the hrcA gene encoding heat-inducible transcriptional repressor HrcA, with translation MLDERSIKVLWAVIHSYINNPDPVGSRYVTRKYAFDFSPATIRNIMADLEELGFLSQPHTSAGRVPTDKGYRFYVENLMDENVCCHKGLIDSLTRRLEDLREDIYTLLDETTRTLSIHSHYLGIAVSPGPDGSTLRRIELISYSDDRIAVILFTNEGIIKHKILKNNFSFSRNDLNKIARYLNREFSGYTIKEIRQRLLEEMVRDKELCDTLILQALSLCGDVMSCYGANVFISGLTEILELPEFSDIEKIKEISRTIEDKHAVIKLIDSLANAEGVQVVIGAENTVKEMKTLSIITSTYKEGDKPAGVVGIIGPTRMDYSSAISLVDVTARFLTEILDEGGQEWKKERYQEWKKER